A single Anatilimnocola floriformis DNA region contains:
- a CDS encoding leucine-rich repeat domain-containing protein, translating into MKWHGSATFYIFSCLLLILANRLAADEAATLELLREFDVKVGTEGGLANAPVVSISLKGKKVTDAAVGHLVHFPELKELDLAESKITDAGLKSLKDCRHLQKLDVTKTPLSGQGFEQLSDLPELTHLMVTINDMTDAGMQAICRLPNLTTLRINGRGPHRMTLAGFKDVDQLEKLTSLYIDDITLNKVYAEFAKCRSLERLTIFSVGQISKLEWEGIRQITQLKHLTLNHVTLEDPKLPGVKNLTKLGSLALPHTNVGNEAVQEIKELTALRVLVLRDTRVTDAAFENLPADMELSGLHLDGTKVTDAGLEHLAVLKNLRLLQVRRVELSAAALQKLQRQLPMLRVER; encoded by the coding sequence ATGAAGTGGCACGGCAGCGCAACTTTTTACATCTTCTCTTGCCTTTTGCTCATCCTGGCGAACCGCCTGGCCGCGGACGAAGCGGCGACGCTGGAGTTGTTGCGCGAGTTCGACGTCAAGGTCGGCACCGAAGGCGGGCTAGCGAATGCTCCTGTCGTCAGCATCTCGCTGAAAGGCAAAAAAGTGACCGACGCTGCAGTCGGCCACTTGGTTCATTTTCCCGAGCTGAAAGAACTCGATCTGGCGGAGAGCAAGATCACCGATGCCGGCCTCAAGTCGCTGAAGGACTGTCGACACTTGCAAAAGCTGGATGTGACGAAGACGCCGCTCAGCGGCCAGGGATTCGAACAGCTGAGCGATTTGCCCGAGCTGACGCATCTCATGGTGACGATCAACGACATGACCGACGCCGGCATGCAAGCCATTTGCCGCTTGCCGAATCTGACCACGCTCCGCATCAACGGCAGGGGGCCGCACCGGATGACGCTGGCTGGTTTCAAGGACGTCGATCAGCTCGAGAAGCTCACGTCGCTCTACATCGACGATATCACACTCAACAAAGTCTACGCCGAGTTCGCCAAGTGCCGGTCGCTCGAACGGCTAACGATTTTCTCGGTGGGGCAGATTAGCAAGTTGGAGTGGGAAGGGATTCGTCAGATCACCCAACTGAAACACCTGACGCTCAACCACGTCACGCTCGAAGACCCCAAGCTTCCTGGCGTGAAAAACCTGACGAAGCTGGGCTCACTTGCGCTCCCCCACACCAATGTGGGCAACGAAGCCGTGCAAGAGATCAAGGAGCTAACCGCGCTCCGTGTGCTGGTACTCCGCGATACTCGGGTCACCGACGCAGCCTTTGAAAACCTGCCAGCAGATATGGAACTGAGTGGTCTGCATCTCGATGGAACAAAAGTCACCGATGCCGGCTTGGAGCACCTGGCCGTGCTGAAGAACCTGCGATTGCTCCAAGTTCGGCGAGTCGAACTGAGCGCTGCTGCATTGCAGAAACTGCAGCGGCAGTTGCCGATGCTGAGGGTTGAGCGCTAA
- a CDS encoding leucine-rich repeat domain-containing protein: MSQRWALVIVFTLVGCSKLTSPSQTAPQAPSPEQVAAAEFAAAQDKAATEIQSLGGEVLRNDAPGNPIHAVRFTGKKTDIAALAATLKPLAQLQELTLDHAELTDADLNSLGELAGLTTLDLSGNELTDAGLPHLKPLAKLESLQLNQNKLTAAGLTHLKEFPNLKKLSLSSNAITDDSLAHLTELTHLEELDLNGCGVTDAAFAHLAKLPKLKEVRLAFTLVTPQGATTFQQQRVDVKVEK, translated from the coding sequence ATGTCGCAACGCTGGGCCTTGGTAATCGTCTTCACACTCGTCGGTTGCTCAAAACTTACTTCGCCGTCACAAACTGCCCCGCAGGCCCCTTCGCCCGAGCAGGTTGCCGCTGCCGAGTTCGCTGCCGCTCAAGATAAAGCCGCCACCGAAATCCAAAGCCTAGGCGGTGAGGTCCTGCGCAACGACGCGCCGGGCAATCCGATCCACGCCGTCCGCTTCACGGGAAAAAAGACCGACATAGCCGCTCTCGCAGCCACCCTCAAACCGCTGGCTCAACTGCAAGAACTAACGCTCGACCACGCCGAACTAACCGACGCCGATCTGAACTCGCTGGGAGAACTCGCCGGCCTCACAACGCTCGATCTCTCCGGCAACGAACTCACCGATGCCGGCCTCCCCCACCTGAAACCGCTCGCCAAACTAGAGTCGCTGCAGCTCAACCAAAACAAACTCACCGCCGCCGGGCTGACGCATTTGAAAGAGTTCCCGAACCTGAAAAAACTCTCCCTCAGCAGCAACGCAATCACCGACGACAGCTTGGCTCACCTGACCGAACTAACTCACCTGGAAGAACTCGACCTGAACGGCTGCGGCGTGACCGATGCCGCGTTCGCTCATCTCGCGAAACTCCCCAAGCTCAAAGAAGTTCGGCTCGCCTTCACGCTAGTGACGCCTCAAGGCGCGACGACCTTTCAGCAACAACGGGTGGACGTGAAGGTTGAGAAATAG
- a CDS encoding 2-oxoacid:ferredoxin oxidoreductase subunit beta has translation MANDVTPVLTASDFGSDQDVRWCPGCGDYSILAQMKKVMPQLGVARENVVFISGIGCSSRFPYYMNTYGMHSIHGRAPAIATGLKCVRPDLQVWVVTGDGDGLSIGGNHFLHLMRRNVDLKILLFNNRIYGLTKGQYSPTSPLGKLNKSAPMGVIDNPLNPLSVAIGCEATFVARSIDVNIKHLGEVLKRAAEHKGTAFVEIYQNCNIFNDGAFEYATSKDSKLDTTVELEHGKPLIFGKNKNKGIRLNGTEPEVVELGKGISEDDLLFHDEKAPEATHAYLLSRMRHPEFPEPIGVFRAVDQPKYDVELNKQVAAAREKKGSGDLDALFNSGETWTVS, from the coding sequence ATGGCCAATGATGTTACTCCGGTGCTTACCGCGTCCGATTTCGGCAGCGACCAAGACGTCCGCTGGTGCCCAGGCTGCGGCGATTACTCGATTCTCGCTCAAATGAAAAAGGTGATGCCGCAGCTCGGCGTCGCCCGCGAAAACGTCGTCTTCATTTCGGGCATCGGCTGCTCCAGCCGTTTTCCGTACTACATGAACACGTACGGCATGCACAGCATTCACGGCCGGGCCCCGGCCATTGCGACCGGTCTCAAATGCGTCCGGCCTGACCTGCAAGTGTGGGTCGTCACCGGCGACGGCGACGGTTTGTCGATCGGTGGCAATCACTTTTTGCACCTGATGCGCCGCAACGTCGACCTGAAGATCCTGCTGTTCAACAACCGGATTTACGGTCTGACCAAGGGGCAATACTCGCCGACGTCGCCGCTGGGCAAGCTCAACAAGAGCGCGCCGATGGGCGTCATCGACAATCCGCTCAATCCGCTGTCCGTCGCCATCGGCTGCGAAGCGACCTTCGTCGCTCGCTCGATCGATGTGAACATCAAGCACCTCGGTGAAGTGCTCAAGCGGGCCGCCGAGCACAAAGGCACGGCCTTCGTCGAGATCTATCAGAACTGCAACATCTTTAACGACGGCGCGTTCGAATACGCCACGTCGAAGGATTCGAAGCTCGACACCACCGTCGAACTCGAGCACGGCAAGCCGTTGATCTTCGGCAAGAATAAGAACAAGGGCATTCGCCTCAACGGCACCGAGCCGGAAGTAGTTGAACTGGGCAAGGGAATCAGCGAAGATGACTTGCTGTTCCACGACGAGAAGGCCCCCGAGGCGACCCACGCTTATCTGCTCAGCCGGATGCGTCATCCGGAATTTCCCGAGCCGATCGGCGTGTTCCGCGCGGTTGACCAGCCCAAGTACGACGTTGAATTGAACAAGCAGGTCGCAGCTGCCCGCGAAAAGAAGGGTAGCGGCGATCTCGATGCCTTGTTCAACAGCGGCGAAACTTGGACCGTGTCGTAA
- a CDS encoding LutC/YkgG family protein — translation MSSRDAILAKLRQQTLPVQDLPDLSGPWISYENLPEQFAKALTGIGGVCHFVSSLDQAREHLQSTPTFQAAKQTVSLVPDLIAGNVDEKQIDDPHQLETIDYAVIPGEFGVAENGAIWLWDSAMRNRVILFINQHLVLVISANHIVPTMHHAYERICADQNAFAAARFGAFIAGPSKTADIEQSLVIGAHGPRSMTVYCVG, via the coding sequence ATGAGCAGCCGCGACGCGATTCTTGCCAAGCTTCGACAGCAGACCTTGCCCGTGCAGGATCTTCCCGACTTATCCGGGCCATGGATCTCGTACGAGAATCTGCCGGAGCAATTTGCCAAAGCGCTGACCGGCATCGGCGGCGTGTGCCACTTCGTTTCGTCGCTCGACCAGGCCCGCGAACATCTGCAGAGCACGCCGACCTTTCAAGCCGCGAAGCAAACGGTCTCGCTGGTACCCGATCTGATTGCCGGTAACGTCGATGAAAAACAGATCGACGATCCACATCAGCTCGAGACGATCGATTACGCGGTCATCCCCGGCGAATTCGGTGTCGCCGAGAACGGCGCCATCTGGCTGTGGGATTCGGCGATGCGCAATCGCGTGATCCTGTTCATCAATCAGCACCTAGTGCTGGTGATTTCCGCGAACCATATCGTGCCGACGATGCACCATGCTTATGAGCGGATTTGTGCCGATCAAAACGCGTTCGCCGCTGCCAGGTTCGGCGCGTTCATCGCCGGGCCGTCGAAAACGGCTGACATCGAGCAATCGCTGGTGATCGGCGCCCACGGGCCGCGGTCGATGACGGTATATTGCGTAGGATAG
- a CDS encoding CAP domain-containing protein, with amino-acid sequence MNTSPTIRLALIIVFTAITTASARAENGKPDSDKTRADLLKLHNRERREDGEKPLKLNSKLSEAAQEYAEYLAKSGEFSHSAKGTMSSRVKDAGYKPRAVGENIAVGQKSTSSVLKSWMHSEGHKKNILSDKYSEVGFGIAKDKKGRLLWVTDFGDR; translated from the coding sequence ATGAACACCTCGCCAACAATTCGTCTCGCGCTGATCATCGTTTTCACCGCGATCACGACCGCGAGCGCGCGGGCTGAAAATGGTAAGCCCGATTCGGACAAGACGCGCGCCGATCTGCTGAAGTTGCACAACCGCGAGCGGCGCGAGGACGGTGAAAAGCCACTCAAGCTCAACTCAAAGCTCAGCGAAGCTGCTCAGGAATATGCCGAGTACCTGGCCAAGTCAGGCGAGTTCAGCCATTCGGCCAAAGGGACGATGAGTTCACGCGTAAAAGACGCCGGCTACAAACCACGCGCCGTCGGCGAGAACATCGCGGTCGGTCAAAAGTCGACTTCGTCGGTCCTGAAGAGTTGGATGCACTCCGAGGGACACAAGAAAAACATCCTCAGCGACAAATACAGCGAAGTGGGCTTCGGCATCGCTAAGGATAAAAAGGGCCGACTGCTGTGGGTAACGGACTTCGGCGATCGGTGA
- a CDS encoding CBS domain-containing protein, whose translation MDCPYCEHPVIEGADHCDECGLPLDDRSLPPPQNAVELALLTDRISQFEGKRPLLISASLPVREAIKLLALNNIGSMLVIDKGEMVGIFTERDVLLKVADNLAEFGDKPVRQFMTSQVESLPTTAKVAFALHRMDLGGYRHVPILNENGRPVGIFSIREMLRYLTRVMTE comes from the coding sequence ATGGACTGTCCTTACTGCGAACACCCTGTCATCGAAGGTGCCGACCACTGCGACGAATGTGGTCTGCCGCTTGACGATCGCAGCCTGCCGCCGCCGCAAAACGCGGTGGAGTTGGCTCTTCTCACCGATCGCATTTCGCAATTTGAAGGAAAGCGGCCGCTACTGATTTCGGCCAGCCTTCCGGTTCGCGAAGCCATCAAGCTCCTCGCCCTCAACAACATCGGCAGCATGCTGGTGATCGACAAGGGCGAAATGGTCGGCATCTTTACCGAACGCGATGTGCTCCTCAAAGTCGCAGACAACCTGGCCGAATTCGGCGACAAGCCAGTTCGCCAATTCATGACCTCCCAGGTGGAATCGCTTCCCACTACGGCTAAGGTTGCCTTCGCTCTCCACCGCATGGACCTGGGCGGTTACCGCCACGTCCCCATTCTGAACGAAAACGGCCGTCCGGTCGGCATCTTCTCGATCCGCGAAATGCTCCGCTACCTGACCCGCGTCATGACGGAATAA
- a CDS encoding PVC-type heme-binding CxxCH protein, whose product MVRFVALSLCLLFAGLAVAEAPPLKLEKGNKIVLIGNTLAERQQHFGNFETLLHSRFPELNLVVRNLGWSADELTLRPRSQSFADHGHKLTDHKPDVILAFFGFNESFGGEAGLAKFKSDLEKFIQESTTTKYNGNNPPQLVIFSPIAHENLGKRELPDGESNNKNIALYTAAMKEVAAKANVVFVDLYAPSKQLMDNSKVKLTINGVHLNEYGDEQVGKVMDKSLFGDRPAKEADLAKLRAEVNEKSLQFWYDHRSVNGFYIYGGRKAPFGVVNFPAEFAKLRKMIAKRDERIWAVAQGKSVPEKIDDSDTGEFTKIETNFKGVINVTPPSESMKKMTLPEGYAVNLFASEVEFPELENPVQITFDAKGRLWVACMPTYPQYLPGTPPNCKILILEDTNGDGQADKKTVFADKLHVPTGLEIADGGVYVAQQPNLMFLKDTNGDDVADERTIVLHGFDSADSHHSISDFVFDQGGALYFSEGTFHHSQIESPYGPVRLKDAGYFRFEPRTNRFSVFVSYGFANPWGHYVDRWGQNLIADASGGANYNGTAFSGDVDYPNKHASMKEFLKKQWRPTAGCELVSSRNFPDDAQGNYLLNNCIGFQGTLQYKMKDDGSGFAADPVEPLLQSSEQAYRPVDLEFGPDGALYICDWFNPLVGHMQHNLRDPNRDHSHGRIYRVHYTKKPLVKPAKIAGEPIPQLLSLFNTEPEERTRYRVRIELRNRETKDVLAEAEKWLAAQDKKDAEYEHHVLEVLWLHQAHDMVNEKLLKQVLRSPDFHARAAATRVLCYWRDRVKDPIALLQVQVNDENPRVRLEGIRALSFFNNQQAIDTAVESLIHDQDYYLEYTLKETMKTLERRVKGATAIPHNPTDREKKNAEEGKKAK is encoded by the coding sequence ATGGTTCGTTTTGTTGCGCTCTCCCTCTGTCTCCTTTTCGCCGGGCTGGCGGTGGCTGAAGCGCCGCCGCTGAAGCTCGAGAAAGGGAACAAGATCGTTCTCATCGGCAATACGCTCGCCGAACGGCAGCAGCACTTTGGCAATTTCGAGACGCTGCTCCACTCGCGGTTTCCAGAGTTGAACCTAGTGGTTCGAAACCTCGGTTGGTCGGCCGATGAGTTGACGCTGCGGCCCCGGTCGCAGTCGTTTGCCGATCACGGCCATAAGCTGACCGATCACAAGCCGGACGTGATTCTCGCGTTCTTCGGCTTCAACGAATCGTTCGGCGGCGAAGCGGGACTGGCGAAGTTCAAGAGTGACTTGGAAAAATTCATCCAAGAGAGCACCACGACGAAATACAACGGCAACAATCCGCCGCAACTTGTCATCTTCTCGCCCATCGCGCACGAGAACCTCGGCAAGCGCGAACTGCCCGACGGCGAGTCGAACAATAAGAACATCGCTCTCTACACCGCAGCGATGAAGGAAGTCGCCGCCAAGGCCAATGTCGTCTTCGTCGATCTCTACGCCCCGTCGAAGCAATTGATGGACAACAGCAAGGTCAAGCTGACCATCAACGGCGTTCACCTGAACGAATACGGCGATGAACAAGTCGGCAAGGTCATGGACAAGAGCCTCTTTGGCGATCGCCCGGCCAAGGAAGCCGATCTGGCGAAGCTGCGGGCCGAAGTGAACGAAAAGAGCCTGCAGTTCTGGTACGACCATCGTTCGGTCAACGGTTTTTATATCTATGGCGGCCGCAAGGCGCCGTTCGGCGTCGTCAACTTTCCTGCCGAGTTTGCCAAGCTGCGGAAGATGATCGCCAAGCGCGACGAACGCATCTGGGCCGTCGCTCAAGGCAAGAGCGTGCCGGAAAAGATCGACGACAGCGATACCGGTGAGTTCACCAAGATCGAAACGAATTTCAAGGGTGTGATCAACGTCACCCCGCCCAGCGAATCGATGAAGAAGATGACGTTGCCCGAAGGGTACGCCGTCAATCTCTTCGCTTCGGAAGTCGAGTTCCCCGAACTCGAAAACCCCGTGCAGATCACCTTCGATGCCAAGGGCCGGCTGTGGGTCGCTTGCATGCCGACTTATCCGCAGTATCTGCCGGGCACCCCGCCGAACTGCAAGATTCTGATTCTCGAAGATACGAACGGCGACGGCCAGGCCGACAAGAAAACGGTTTTCGCCGACAAGCTGCACGTGCCGACCGGCCTCGAGATTGCCGATGGCGGTGTGTATGTCGCTCAGCAGCCGAACCTAATGTTCCTCAAGGATACCAACGGCGACGACGTGGCCGATGAGCGGACGATCGTGCTGCATGGCTTTGATTCGGCCGACTCACATCACTCGATCAGCGACTTCGTGTTCGATCAGGGCGGCGCACTCTATTTCTCGGAAGGAACCTTCCATCACTCGCAGATCGAATCGCCCTACGGCCCGGTCCGCTTGAAGGATGCTGGCTATTTCCGCTTTGAACCGCGCACGAACCGCTTCAGCGTGTTCGTTTCGTACGGATTTGCGAATCCCTGGGGTCACTACGTCGATCGTTGGGGTCAGAATCTGATCGCCGATGCTTCGGGCGGCGCCAACTACAACGGCACGGCCTTCTCGGGTGACGTCGATTACCCAAACAAGCACGCCAGCATGAAGGAATTTTTGAAGAAGCAATGGCGGCCCACGGCGGGCTGCGAACTGGTGAGCAGCCGCAACTTCCCCGATGACGCCCAGGGCAACTACCTGCTCAACAACTGCATCGGGTTCCAAGGAACGCTGCAATACAAGATGAAAGACGACGGCTCGGGCTTTGCCGCCGATCCGGTCGAGCCGCTGCTGCAATCGAGCGAGCAAGCCTATCGCCCGGTCGATCTGGAGTTCGGCCCCGACGGCGCGCTCTACATCTGCGATTGGTTCAATCCGCTCGTTGGCCACATGCAACACAACTTGCGTGACCCGAATCGCGATCATTCGCACGGCCGCATCTATCGCGTGCACTACACGAAGAAGCCGCTCGTGAAACCGGCCAAGATCGCTGGCGAACCGATTCCGCAACTCCTCAGCCTGTTCAATACCGAACCGGAAGAACGAACTCGCTATCGCGTCCGCATCGAACTCCGCAATCGCGAAACGAAGGACGTCCTTGCCGAAGCCGAGAAGTGGCTCGCCGCGCAGGATAAGAAGGATGCTGAATACGAACACCACGTGCTGGAAGTTCTCTGGCTCCATCAAGCCCATGACATGGTGAATGAGAAACTGCTGAAGCAAGTTCTCCGCTCACCTGACTTTCACGCACGGGCCGCCGCCACGCGCGTGCTCTGCTACTGGCGTGATCGGGTGAAGGACCCGATCGCACTGCTGCAAGTGCAAGTGAACGACGAAAATCCCCGCGTTCGCCTCGAGGGGATCCGCGCTCTCAGCTTCTTCAACAACCAGCAAGCGATTGATACTGCCGTTGAGTCGTTGATCCACGACCAGGATTACTATCTCGAGTACACGCTGAAGGAAACGATGAAGACTCTCGAACGCCGCGTGAAGGGCGCGACCGCGATTCCGCACAATCCCACGGATCGGGAGAAGAAGAACGCGGAAGAAGGGAAGAAGGCTAAGTAG
- a CDS encoding (Fe-S)-binding protein, with the protein MPTVGLFIPCYVDQLFPQVGIATLNLLEQLGLTVEFPTAQTCCGQPMANTGCLKEAEPFARRFLEIFAPYDYIVAPSGSCVAMVRHHYKHLLHDDPQLDVIKAKTFELCEFLTDVLKVEKLPGRFPHRVGLHQSCHGLRELRLGSCSEVMGPRFSKVRKVLELIDGIQFTELQRPDECCGFGGTFAVSEEAVSCLMGEDRILDHEQAGTEVLTANDMSCLMHLEGILRRQKKPIRVLHVAEILAGSAT; encoded by the coding sequence ATGCCCACCGTCGGCCTGTTTATCCCCTGTTACGTTGATCAACTCTTTCCCCAGGTTGGCATCGCGACGCTGAATCTGCTGGAGCAGCTCGGCCTGACCGTCGAGTTTCCTACCGCGCAAACCTGCTGCGGTCAGCCAATGGCGAACACCGGTTGCCTGAAAGAAGCCGAGCCGTTTGCCCGCCGGTTTTTGGAGATCTTCGCGCCGTATGACTACATCGTGGCGCCGTCCGGCAGCTGCGTCGCCATGGTGCGGCATCACTACAAGCATCTACTGCATGACGATCCGCAGCTCGATGTAATCAAAGCCAAGACGTTCGAGCTGTGCGAGTTTCTCACCGACGTGTTGAAGGTCGAAAAGCTGCCCGGCCGCTTTCCGCATCGCGTCGGTTTGCATCAAAGCTGCCACGGCCTGCGTGAACTGCGACTCGGCAGTTGCAGCGAAGTGATGGGGCCGCGATTCAGCAAGGTGCGCAAGGTGCTCGAGCTGATCGACGGCATTCAATTCACCGAGTTGCAACGGCCTGATGAATGCTGCGGCTTCGGCGGCACGTTTGCGGTGAGCGAAGAAGCCGTCTCGTGCTTGATGGGTGAAGATCGGATTCTCGATCACGAACAAGCCGGCACCGAAGTTCTCACCGCCAACGACATGTCGTGCCTGATGCATCTCGAAGGCATCTTACGCCGGCAGAAGAAGCCGATCCGCGTGTTGCACGTTGCTGAAATTCTCGCCGGGAGTGCGACATGA
- a CDS encoding lactate utilization protein B: MSPNHPKLAAGFIQDKERARWHDQTLWFVRHKRDLAAKSLPEWETLRAAASAIKMHTQEKLADYLEQFERQATALGAKVHWAADAAEHNKIVLEILQSHNVKRLVKSKSMLTEECHLNHHLEEHGIEVIDTDLGERIVQMLGKPPSHIVLPAIHLKKQDIGQLFHEQLNTEAGASDPKYLAEAARQHLRDKFMAADAGLTGVNFGIAETGGIVICTNEGNADLGVSLPKLHIACMGIEKLIPRPKDLGVFLRLLARSATGQPTTTYSSHFHGPRPSGELHIVLVDNGRSDIRASSDYRRSLNCIRCGACMNTCPVYRRSGGYSYNSTVPGPIGSILSPAMDSSKHYSLPFACSLCGSCSDVCPVKIDLHSQLLTWRGEIAKRNQLPLQKKLEMKLAAAVLGSKWLYQLSGWLARKILPLLPRFMIYNRLNPWGKQREMPQMPKQSFRELLQIRNMRENTKTDSNPPQ; encoded by the coding sequence ATGAGCCCCAATCATCCGAAGCTCGCGGCGGGATTTATCCAGGATAAAGAGCGTGCCCGCTGGCACGATCAAACGCTGTGGTTCGTCCGTCACAAACGCGATCTGGCCGCGAAATCGCTGCCGGAATGGGAAACGCTCCGCGCGGCTGCATCGGCCATCAAGATGCACACGCAGGAGAAGCTGGCCGATTACCTGGAACAATTCGAACGCCAAGCCACGGCCCTCGGCGCGAAGGTTCACTGGGCGGCTGATGCTGCCGAACACAATAAGATCGTGCTCGAGATCCTGCAAAGTCATAACGTCAAACGCCTCGTGAAGAGCAAGAGCATGCTCACCGAGGAGTGCCATCTCAACCATCACTTGGAAGAGCATGGCATTGAAGTGATCGATACAGATCTCGGCGAACGGATTGTGCAGATGCTCGGCAAACCGCCGAGTCACATCGTGCTGCCGGCGATTCACCTCAAGAAGCAAGACATCGGTCAGCTGTTTCATGAGCAGCTGAATACGGAAGCCGGCGCATCGGATCCCAAGTACTTGGCCGAAGCGGCGCGGCAGCATTTGCGCGACAAATTCATGGCCGCCGACGCTGGCTTGACCGGCGTGAACTTTGGCATCGCCGAAACGGGCGGCATTGTGATTTGCACCAACGAAGGGAACGCCGATCTGGGCGTGTCGCTGCCGAAATTGCACATCGCCTGCATGGGAATCGAGAAGTTGATTCCACGGCCGAAGGACCTGGGCGTGTTTCTGCGGCTCTTGGCTCGCTCCGCCACCGGTCAGCCGACGACAACTTACTCGTCGCACTTCCACGGACCGCGGCCAAGCGGGGAGTTGCACATCGTGCTCGTCGACAACGGTCGGAGCGACATTCGCGCGAGTAGCGATTATCGCCGTTCGCTCAATTGCATTCGCTGCGGCGCATGCATGAACACCTGCCCGGTGTATCGACGCAGCGGCGGCTACAGCTACAACAGCACCGTCCCCGGCCCGATCGGCTCGATCCTCTCGCCGGCGATGGACAGCAGCAAACACTACAGCCTGCCGTTTGCGTGCAGCCTGTGCGGCTCGTGCAGCGACGTCTGCCCAGTGAAGATCGATCTCCATTCGCAGCTGCTCACCTGGCGCGGCGAAATTGCCAAGCGCAATCAACTGCCGCTGCAAAAGAAGCTGGAGATGAAACTCGCGGCAGCCGTTCTCGGCAGCAAATGGCTGTACCAGTTGTCGGGTTGGCTCGCGCGAAAGATTCTGCCGCTGCTGCCGCGGTTCATGATCTACAACCGCTTGAACCCGTGGGGCAAGCAGCGCGAAATGCCGCAGATGCCGAAGCAGAGTTTTCGCGAGCTGCTGCAGATCCGCAACATGCGCGAAAATACGAAGACCGATTCCAATCCGCCTCAATGA
- the smpB gene encoding SsrA-binding protein SmpB — MGKGQPKPTKPPPTKAKAAKAAGKTPAKKAAPKEPEGKVVSDNRKARFRFEIVETLECGVQLLGSEVKSLRDGKLSLDEAYARVKDGDVWLVGADIAEYKQATLWNHAPKRPRKLLMHAVEKIKFAGQAHEKGLTLVPLKVYFNARGIAKVLLGLCRGKKLHDKRETLKKNDARRDMDRAMRRR; from the coding sequence ATGGGCAAAGGCCAACCCAAACCGACGAAACCACCGCCGACCAAGGCGAAGGCTGCCAAAGCCGCCGGCAAGACGCCTGCCAAGAAAGCTGCGCCGAAAGAGCCCGAAGGCAAGGTCGTCAGCGACAATCGCAAAGCCCGCTTCCGTTTCGAGATTGTGGAAACCCTGGAGTGCGGCGTGCAACTGCTCGGCAGCGAAGTGAAGAGCCTCCGCGACGGCAAGCTCTCGCTCGATGAAGCCTACGCCCGCGTCAAAGATGGCGACGTTTGGCTGGTCGGCGCCGATATCGCCGAATACAAGCAAGCGACGCTCTGGAATCACGCGCCGAAACGGCCTCGCAAACTGCTGATGCATGCCGTCGAAAAAATCAAGTTCGCCGGCCAGGCCCATGAAAAGGGACTGACGCTCGTGCCGCTCAAAGTCTATTTCAACGCCCGCGGCATCGCCAAAGTGCTGCTCGGTCTCTGCCGCGGTAAAAAGTTGCACGACAAACGCGAGACGCTAAAAAAGAACGACGCACGGCGCGACATGGATCGCGCGATGCGTCGTCGGTAA